The following is a genomic window from Crossiella equi.
CGCGGCGTGGGTGGCCGGTGGCGATGACGACGTCGGGCAGGGCGGCGACGAGCGTTTCAGCGAGATTCCGGTGGTCGGGGTGAACGTCGCGGAGGGGGTGGGTGATGACGATCTCGGGTCGGACGGCGAGCAGCAGTTTGCGCAGGACCGTCACCGTGGGTTGGTCGTACTGGTACAGCTTGGCCCCCAGGATCGCCGCTCCGGCCGCTGCTTCGGCATCCCGCGCTGGTTCGGGGTGATGCGGGATCGCGATGGTGACGGCGGCCCCGGAGCCGGAGCAACGGGCGAGGGTTCCGCCCGCCCAGAGTTCGGCGTCGTCGGGGTGTGCCATCACGGTCAGCACCGACGCCGGAGCTGTGAACGGCGAGGCGGTCACCAGAGCCCGAGTTTCTCGATGACGTCGGCCGGCTTGGGCAGCTCGCGCGTGGGGTGGCCGGTCGGGTGGTGTGGGAGGTCGAGGTCGGTGCGCATCCGGATGAGGTCGCGCCAGGCGAGCACCTGCTCCCAGGCGTCGATGACCTTGGTCTTTTTCACCCCGGTCAGCCGTCCGGAGGCGAGAAGCTGGTCGAGGCGCAGCCCGCCGGTCAGGAGCTTGGCGGCCGTGCCTTCACCGATCCCCTTCACCCCTGGGATGTTGTCGGCGGAGTCGCCCTTCAGCGCGCAGAAGTCGGGCCACTGGTCCGGCGTGACGCCGTAGCGTTCAACGACCTCGGCTGGGCCGATGTGCCGTCGGCCGCGTTTCATCACGGTGTTGAGCGCGTGGACCCGGTCGTCGACGAGTTGGTAGAAGTCGCGATCGCCGGACATGATCCGCACCTGCCGCTCGGGGGCCTGATTGCGGGTGACGGTGACGAGGGTGGCGATCACGTCGTCGGCTTCGGCGGTGTCGATCTCGATCCAGGCGATGCCGTAGTCGGTCAGCGCCCGCTGGACGTGCGGAATCGCGCGCAAGGGTTTGAGCGCGGCCTCGTCGAGGACGCGGTTGGCCTTGTAGTCGGCGTCGCTGTCCTTGCGCTCGGCGGCGCCGTGCTCGCCGTCGAACACCACGAGCACCTCGGGTGGCTCGGGCAGCTCGTCGCGGATGGCGACGCGCAGGAGCGCGAAGAACCCGAACTCCGCGGTCAGGTCGCGAGTCTTGTCGCGGGAGAGGATCGCGGCGGGGAATCCGAACGCCGCGCGCCAGAGGAGGTTGTGACCGTCAACCAGGAGCAAAGGGACGCCAGCAGGCATCACCGCACCGCCTTTACGAATGTCTCGGCGACTGTGGTGGGCAGATAGTCCCGCGAGCGGTAGTACGCAGCCCTGGATAGTTGGGCGTAGCGTAGCGGATCTTCGAGCAGGTGCTCGGCGGCGCGCCATAGGCCGTGCTCGCCCCACGATCGGGGGACGACCACTCCACCGGCCCCGTCGCCGGTGCCGACCAGGGCGGGCAGGTTGCCTACGTCGAAGGCGACCACCGGGGTGCCGACGCTCATGGCCTCGAGCGCGACCAAGCCGAAGGTCTCGCGCAGCGACGGCACGACCACCACCGCGGCCTGCGCGAGCCAGGACGGCACCTGGTCCCAGGTCAGGCCGCCGCCGTGGATGGTGCCGAGTTTGAGGTGGGCCGCGGAGTAGCGGCACCGGTCCAGTTCGGCCGCCTGGCCGCCGGCCGTGATCTCGAATCCGGCCTCGCCGACGATCACCTCGATCGTCCGGTCAACCAGGCGTCCGGCGTCCAGCAAGGTCCGGATGTTCTTCTCCGGCCCGAGC
Proteins encoded in this region:
- a CDS encoding 5'-3' exonuclease, producing the protein MPAGVPLLLVDGHNLLWRAAFGFPAAILSRDKTRDLTAEFGFFALLRVAIRDELPEPPEVLVVFDGEHGAAERKDSDADYKANRVLDEAALKPLRAIPHVQRALTDYGIAWIEIDTAEADDVIATLVTVTRNQAPERQVRIMSGDRDFYQLVDDRVHALNTVMKRGRRHIGPAEVVERYGVTPDQWPDFCALKGDSADNIPGVKGIGEGTAAKLLTGGLRLDQLLASGRLTGVKKTKVIDAWEQVLAWRDLIRMRTDLDLPHHPTGHPTRELPKPADVIEKLGLW
- a CDS encoding PIG-L deacetylase family protein, giving the protein MTASPFTAPASVLTVMAHPDDAELWAGGTLARCSGSGAAVTIAIPHHPEPARDAEAAAGAAILGAKLYQYDQPTVTVLRKLLLAVRPEIVITHPLRDVHPDHRNLAETLVAALPDVVIATGHPRRVYTADTYNSLTADGPVPAHTTIDITDTYEIKKRALAAHTSQPISDHFGPMAEILTRLWGSRIGVRYAENFVPVPILGRLPAASTL